From a single Pseudalkalibacillus hwajinpoensis genomic region:
- a CDS encoding DinB family protein: MFRSLEDFIGTWKQEAAQTGRLLDQLTDESLSQQVVADHFTLGKLGIHLSEALAFMMSSAGLDLEPLPESDSNSATEIAALYKQTADGFVWRLQEQWNDEKLTETTMFFGSETRYGSILFLLLQHQTHHRGQMTVLMRQAGLTVPGMVGPSREEWAAMKE, encoded by the coding sequence ATGTTTCGATCATTAGAAGATTTCATTGGAACATGGAAGCAAGAGGCGGCTCAAACAGGTAGACTTCTTGACCAACTAACAGACGAGTCGTTGTCGCAACAGGTAGTAGCTGATCATTTCACGCTTGGAAAGTTAGGCATTCATCTCTCAGAGGCGCTTGCGTTCATGATGTCAAGCGCAGGACTTGATCTAGAACCACTTCCAGAAAGTGATTCTAACAGTGCCACTGAAATCGCTGCATTGTATAAGCAAACCGCTGATGGTTTTGTATGGAGGCTACAAGAGCAGTGGAATGATGAAAAGCTAACCGAAACGACAATGTTCTTCGGGAGCGAGACTAGATATGGTAGCATTCTTTTTCTATTGCTTCAGCACCAGACGCATCACCGTGGACAGATGACCGTTCTTATGCGGCAGGCGGGCTTAACAGTGCCCGGAATGGTAGGGCCATCTCGTGAAGAGTGGGCAGCAATGAAAGAGTAG
- a CDS encoding HAMP domain-containing sensor histidine kinase, giving the protein MAVREQLIEYLDQNIDQYIRNWKKKIRISESDIHRDKVEANGVMMYQLVQTNIKNPISDEKLIMLAKKVAVERAEANINIGDFIFNVNAGRSVLMKHMTYSGINVEDLQAILDSINELFDQFSYHAVTEYTKLKSNELQEKISFIDETHQEKLSILGQMSSSFVHEFRNPLTAIMGFVKLLQKEHPDMAYIDVIDHELQQLNFRISQFLHVSKKEIDTGYEEKIEVNKIFAGIIEFIYPSIVDIDVEIQNTIPSGLYIFGQHDKLRQVFLNILMNSLDALKEKGFPRKILLRGDKYEDVIHIHISNNGPMIPPETVDTIFEPFYTTKELGTGIGLYVCQKIIQNHKGHISCMSDEVETTFTITLPVEKSDLRA; this is encoded by the coding sequence ATGGCTGTTCGTGAACAACTCATTGAATACCTTGATCAGAACATTGATCAGTATATACGAAATTGGAAAAAGAAGATTCGAATCTCTGAGTCAGATATTCACAGAGATAAAGTAGAAGCGAATGGGGTTATGATGTACCAGCTCGTCCAAACAAATATAAAAAACCCAATTAGTGATGAAAAATTGATCATGCTTGCTAAAAAAGTTGCAGTCGAGCGTGCGGAAGCTAACATAAATATCGGGGATTTCATCTTTAACGTTAATGCAGGTAGAAGTGTATTGATGAAACACATGACTTATTCTGGCATAAATGTGGAAGACCTACAAGCGATTTTGGATTCAATAAATGAACTATTTGATCAGTTTTCATACCATGCAGTAACAGAGTATACGAAGCTGAAAAGCAATGAATTGCAGGAAAAGATCTCGTTTATTGACGAGACCCATCAGGAGAAGCTTTCGATTCTGGGGCAGATGTCTTCGAGTTTTGTGCATGAGTTTAGAAACCCACTGACTGCTATAATGGGATTTGTTAAACTTCTACAAAAGGAACACCCTGACATGGCCTATATCGATGTTATTGACCATGAACTACAACAGTTGAATTTTCGTATTTCTCAATTTCTCCACGTTTCAAAGAAGGAAATTGATACGGGGTACGAAGAGAAGATTGAGGTTAATAAGATTTTTGCAGGGATTATTGAATTCATTTACCCGAGTATTGTCGACATTGATGTTGAAATACAGAATACCATTCCATCAGGTTTGTACATTTTCGGTCAGCACGATAAATTGAGACAAGTTTTCTTAAATATTCTTATGAACTCCCTTGATGCTCTGAAAGAGAAAGGTTTTCCTCGGAAAATCTTGTTACGAGGAGATAAGTATGAGGATGTTATTCATATTCATATTTCAAACAATGGTCCTATGATTCCGCCTGAAACAGTGGATACTATCTTTGAACCTTTTTATACAACGAAAGAACTAGGCACAGGAATAGGATTATATGTGTGTCAAAAAATTATTCAGAATCATAAAGGTCATATTAGCTGCATGTCAGATGAAGTAGAAACGACCTTTACGATTACTCTCCCTGTGGAGAAGAGTGACCTGCGAGCATAA
- a CDS encoding maltose acetyltransferase domain-containing protein, whose amino-acid sequence MKTEKEKMINGELYEPADEELMYERHHARRITRLFNQTTESDEEERTRLLKEFFGSTKENVYIEPSFKCDYGYNIHVGENFFANFDCVILDICEIRFGDNCMLAPGVHIYAATHPIHPVERNSGKEYGKPVTIGNNVWIGGGAIINPGVTIGDNVVVAAGAVVTKDVATNVVVGGNPARVIKTIEI is encoded by the coding sequence GTGAAAACTGAAAAAGAAAAAATGATAAACGGTGAGCTTTATGAACCAGCAGATGAGGAATTGATGTACGAGCGGCACCATGCACGTCGAATTACCCGTTTATTTAATCAAACAACCGAATCAGATGAAGAAGAGCGAACCAGATTGCTAAAAGAATTTTTTGGCTCAACGAAAGAAAATGTTTATATCGAACCGAGCTTTAAATGTGATTATGGGTACAACATCCACGTAGGAGAAAATTTCTTTGCGAATTTCGACTGTGTCATTCTCGATATTTGTGAGATACGGTTTGGTGATAACTGTATGCTGGCACCTGGCGTACATATCTATGCTGCTACTCACCCAATTCATCCAGTGGAACGCAATTCGGGCAAAGAATACGGTAAGCCTGTAACAATTGGAAATAATGTATGGATTGGCGGGGGGGCGATTATCAATCCCGGCGTTACGATTGGTGATAATGTTGTTGTAGCCGCAGGAGCTGTTGTTACGAAGGATGTGGCAACGAATGTTGTTGTTGGGGGGAATCCAGCGAGAGTGATTAAAACGATCGAAATTTGA
- a CDS encoding MerR family transcriptional regulator: MKKQIKEVSDLTGISVRTLHYYDEIDLLSPYTTEAGYRMYAKDDLEKLQHILFFKALDFPLKKIKSILDQPDFNRLEALQYQRGILLEKQQSFSNMITTIDKTIRHAKGEINMTEKEKFEGFNFSHNPYEQEARDRYGDEAVERCNKKLGSLTTDEQEELGQSFDIIYKKLAQLRNDAPDSGEAQKAIDEWYHFLNGNFGYHYTLEAFEGLGQLYVDDQRFTKNIDKYGKGLAKFIRDAMKIYADRNK, encoded by the coding sequence TTGAAAAAACAGATCAAAGAAGTATCTGATTTAACAGGCATCAGCGTGCGCACGCTACATTATTACGATGAAATTGATTTGTTATCTCCTTATACAACAGAGGCAGGTTATCGTATGTACGCTAAAGACGATCTGGAAAAGTTGCAGCACATCCTCTTCTTTAAGGCACTCGACTTTCCTTTAAAGAAAATTAAAAGCATTCTCGATCAACCTGATTTCAATCGATTGGAAGCTCTCCAGTATCAAAGAGGGATCTTACTTGAAAAACAACAGAGTTTTAGCAATATGATCACCACGATTGATAAGACGATTCGACATGCGAAAGGAGAAATTAACATGACAGAAAAAGAAAAATTTGAAGGGTTTAACTTCAGTCACAATCCTTATGAACAGGAAGCACGTGACCGGTACGGAGACGAAGCTGTAGAGCGTTGCAATAAAAAGCTCGGCAGCTTGACGACAGATGAACAGGAAGAGCTTGGACAGTCGTTTGACATCATCTATAAGAAACTTGCTCAACTACGCAATGATGCACCTGATTCCGGAGAAGCCCAGAAAGCGATCGACGAATGGTATCACTTTCTCAATGGCAACTTCGGTTATCACTATACACTTGAAGCCTTTGAAGGCCTCGGTCAACTGTATGTAGATGATCAGCGCTTTACAAAGAACATTGATAAATACGGTAAAGGATTGGCTAAATTTATCCGAGATGCAATGAAGATTTATGCTGATCGAAACAAGTAA
- the metE gene encoding 5-methyltetrahydropteroyltriglutamate--homocysteine S-methyltransferase produces MTVKSSSMGYPRIGENREWKKLLEHFWGGDLSEETFHREAKQLRLSYLRKQQEKGIDLIPVGDFSLYDHVLDTAVMFGIVPTRFDYDGGRVSLHTYFDIARGTKGASASEMTKWYNTNYHYIVPELNDCKPLLVQNRPLEFYREAKQELGIEGKPVLLGPISFVLLSKGYEPEQTREVIHKFLPLYEQVFKELENEGVRWIQIDEPALVTTVSDEVRSLYKEVYEVLHQSAPNLHVLLQTYFESVTHYDDVIQLPVQGIGFDFVHDRGENLKAIKEKGFPLDKVLAAGVVDGRNVWRSNLDQKIDVLSELTNEIELDRLIVQPSSSLLHVPVTLKNENKIPDVLLNALSFADEKLQEVVLLAMGVKEGKEAIRQEISSSVYAVQQLNQSSYRNDDVAQESSQSSEDIKRKAPFHVRYELQKKSLEIPFLPTTTIGSFPQTKEVRKQRLQWRKNEISDKAYRSYIEKEIEKWIRIQEEIGLDVLVHGEFERTDMVEFFGEKLNGFQFTKFGWVQSYGSRCVKPPLIYGEVSFEKPMTVRETVYAQSLTNKRVKGMLTGPITIVNWSFVRDDRTKAETANQIAVALRAEVEALEQNRIRIIQMDEPALREGLPLKKELQQQYLDQAVYAFKLATSSVENETQIHTHMCYSEFEEIIESIKALDADVISIETSRSHGELIKAFEDSTYEQGIGLGVYDIHSPRVPNQTEMIRSIDRALQVLPENLFWINPDCGLKTRRPAETIEALKVMVSAAKQTRKRFLVHE; encoded by the coding sequence ATGACTGTGAAAAGTTCATCTATGGGCTATCCAAGAATAGGAGAAAATCGTGAATGGAAGAAGCTGCTTGAACATTTTTGGGGAGGGGATTTATCAGAAGAGACGTTTCATCGTGAAGCAAAACAACTTCGTCTCTCTTATTTGAGAAAACAGCAGGAAAAAGGGATTGATTTGATTCCGGTCGGTGACTTTAGCTTGTACGATCATGTCCTTGATACCGCGGTTATGTTTGGAATTGTCCCAACACGTTTTGATTATGACGGTGGACGAGTGTCTCTTCACACCTATTTTGACATTGCGCGAGGTACAAAGGGAGCATCAGCTTCAGAAATGACGAAATGGTATAACACGAATTATCACTATATCGTGCCTGAGCTCAATGACTGTAAACCTTTACTTGTGCAAAATCGTCCGCTTGAGTTTTATAGGGAAGCGAAACAGGAGCTTGGAATTGAAGGGAAGCCAGTCCTACTTGGTCCAATAAGCTTCGTTCTCTTATCAAAGGGATATGAACCAGAACAAACCAGAGAGGTCATTCATAAATTCTTGCCATTATATGAACAGGTCTTTAAGGAATTAGAAAATGAAGGAGTAAGGTGGATACAGATCGATGAACCAGCTCTAGTAACAACAGTTTCAGATGAAGTTCGTAGTTTATATAAAGAGGTATACGAAGTGTTGCATCAATCAGCTCCAAACTTACATGTACTTCTCCAAACCTATTTTGAAAGTGTCACACACTACGATGACGTTATACAGCTTCCGGTTCAGGGGATTGGTTTTGATTTCGTTCATGACCGCGGTGAAAATTTGAAGGCGATTAAGGAAAAAGGGTTTCCTTTAGATAAGGTGCTAGCAGCAGGCGTCGTGGATGGGCGAAATGTATGGAGATCCAATCTTGATCAAAAGATCGATGTGTTATCGGAACTGACCAATGAAATTGAATTGGATCGGCTCATTGTTCAGCCGTCTTCAAGCTTATTACATGTTCCTGTTACCTTAAAAAATGAGAATAAAATCCCTGATGTATTGCTCAATGCTCTTTCATTTGCAGATGAAAAACTCCAGGAAGTTGTTTTGCTTGCAATGGGAGTTAAGGAAGGAAAAGAAGCGATACGGCAGGAAATCTCATCAAGTGTTTATGCAGTACAACAGTTGAATCAATCTTCCTATCGAAATGACGATGTAGCTCAAGAATCAAGTCAATCTTCTGAAGACATAAAGCGGAAAGCGCCATTTCACGTTCGTTATGAGCTGCAGAAAAAGTCACTTGAGATTCCATTCTTACCGACAACAACGATCGGTAGCTTTCCACAAACGAAGGAAGTAAGAAAACAGAGGTTACAATGGCGGAAAAATGAAATAAGTGATAAGGCGTATAGAAGCTATATTGAAAAAGAAATTGAGAAGTGGATTCGGATTCAAGAAGAAATTGGACTTGATGTTCTCGTGCATGGTGAGTTTGAACGAACTGATATGGTCGAATTCTTCGGAGAGAAATTAAATGGCTTTCAATTTACGAAGTTTGGGTGGGTCCAGTCATATGGTTCACGATGTGTAAAACCACCGCTTATATATGGAGAAGTATCATTTGAGAAACCAATGACGGTGAGAGAAACAGTATATGCTCAGTCGTTAACAAATAAGCGTGTCAAAGGAATGCTAACTGGACCGATTACGATCGTTAACTGGTCGTTTGTCCGAGATGACCGGACGAAAGCTGAAACAGCAAACCAAATTGCAGTGGCACTTCGAGCAGAGGTAGAAGCTCTGGAGCAAAATCGTATCCGGATCATTCAGATGGACGAACCCGCGCTAAGAGAAGGACTTCCTCTGAAGAAAGAGCTACAGCAGCAGTATTTAGATCAGGCTGTTTATGCGTTCAAGCTAGCTACATCTTCTGTTGAAAATGAGACGCAAATTCATACACATATGTGCTACTCGGAATTCGAGGAAATCATTGAATCCATCAAGGCGCTTGATGCTGATGTCATTTCAATTGAAACGTCAAGAAGTCATGGTGAGCTTATTAAAGCTTTTGAGGATAGTACCTATGAACAGGGGATTGGGCTCGGTGTTTATGATATTCATAGCCCACGTGTTCCTAATCAGACTGAAATGATCAGAAGCATTGACAGAGCGCTTCAGGTTCTTCCTGAAAACTTGTTCTGGATTAATCCAGATTGCGGCCTAAAGACAAGAAGGCCTGCGGAGACAATTGAAGCGTTGAAAGTGATGGTCAGTGCTGCAAAACAAACAAGAAAAAGATTCCTCGTTCATGAGTAA
- a CDS encoding DHA2 family efflux MFS transporter permease subunit: MSENNQTSQGIGSFNKVPLLLVLISGAFAAILNQTLLATALPHIMVDLDLDASTAQWLTSIFMLVNGVMIPITAFLIGKFTTRTLFLTAMGLFAGGTLICAIAPNFAILMLGRIIQASGAGIIIPLMQTILFLIFPVEKRGTAMGMFGLVISFAPAIGPTLSGWLVEQYPWRSLFYVILPIVIVDFILAYLILKNVTEKTNPKLDILSIVLSSLGFGGLLYGFSSAGTNGWGSEQVIIAMIVGAISLCWFILRQLKLTQPILQFRVFQYKVFTLTTVLGMVVFIAMIGAATVLPLLMQNMLGFTAFESGLMLLPGALIMGFMNPITGRIFDKFGARWLAIIGLVIVTVTTFMFTNLTPQTSFTYLAVVNAVRMFGVAMVMMPVTTAGLNQLPAHLIPHGTAMNNTMRQVSGAVGTALLVTVMSQAAQPGRGVEGLVHGVNVSFIVAGISAIVGLVLAFFIKKPAAGKETEEPLKAQQAITEK, encoded by the coding sequence ATGAGCGAAAACAATCAAACATCACAGGGGATTGGGTCTTTCAATAAAGTGCCACTTTTGCTTGTGTTAATTTCTGGCGCGTTCGCTGCTATATTAAATCAGACGCTACTAGCGACGGCATTGCCGCATATTATGGTTGATCTGGACCTTGATGCAAGTACAGCTCAGTGGCTAACCTCAATCTTTATGCTTGTTAATGGAGTTATGATCCCCATTACTGCTTTTCTAATTGGGAAGTTTACGACGAGAACACTGTTTCTAACAGCAATGGGGTTATTTGCTGGGGGAACATTAATCTGTGCGATTGCTCCTAATTTCGCAATCTTAATGCTTGGACGTATTATTCAAGCATCAGGCGCAGGGATTATTATTCCACTTATGCAAACCATCCTATTCTTGATCTTTCCTGTTGAAAAAAGAGGAACAGCTATGGGGATGTTTGGACTTGTAATTTCATTTGCTCCAGCTATCGGTCCAACCCTATCAGGATGGCTTGTTGAACAATACCCATGGAGAAGCCTGTTTTATGTTATTTTGCCCATCGTCATAGTTGATTTTATCCTTGCATATCTCATCTTGAAAAATGTCACAGAGAAAACGAATCCGAAGTTGGATATTTTATCGATTGTCTTATCTTCCTTAGGCTTCGGTGGATTGCTTTATGGATTTAGTAGTGCAGGTACGAATGGATGGGGTAGTGAGCAGGTCATCATTGCGATGATCGTTGGTGCAATTTCGTTATGCTGGTTCATCTTGAGGCAATTAAAATTAACTCAGCCAATTCTGCAGTTTAGGGTATTTCAATACAAAGTTTTTACCTTAACGACGGTTCTTGGCATGGTAGTGTTTATTGCAATGATTGGAGCAGCAACTGTCCTTCCGCTCCTTATGCAGAATATGCTTGGATTCACTGCATTTGAGTCAGGGTTAATGCTGTTACCCGGGGCTCTTATTATGGGCTTTATGAACCCTATTACAGGACGGATCTTTGATAAGTTCGGGGCACGATGGCTCGCAATCATTGGGCTTGTCATCGTAACAGTTACAACCTTTATGTTCACGAATTTAACGCCGCAAACATCATTCACTTATCTAGCAGTGGTCAATGCTGTCAGAATGTTCGGGGTTGCAATGGTGATGATGCCAGTTACGACCGCAGGACTCAATCAGCTTCCTGCTCATTTAATTCCACACGGAACTGCGATGAACAATACGATGCGCCAGGTATCTGGCGCGGTGGGGACTGCACTGCTTGTAACGGTGATGTCTCAGGCAGCACAGCCTGGTCGTGGTGTTGAAGGTCTTGTTCATGGTGTAAATGTCTCCTTTATTGTAGCTGGAATCTCGGCGATTGTAGGACTCGTGTTAGCGTTCTTTATTAAAAAGCCCGCCGCTGGAAAAGAGACAGAAGAACCATTGAAAGCACAACAGGCTATTACTGAAAAATAA
- a CDS encoding TetR/AcrR family transcriptional regulator: protein MPKQTFFNLKEEKKQTLINAAKKEFSRVSLYDASISNILKTAGIPRGSFYQYFEDKEDAFFYLLNEHAKERHKNFILNLKKFNGDPFEAIAEIFLSVLEYSEDTGQRDFIRNVLLNMNYKIENTFSKYLTEEALNDRFNDVYDLLDTTLLNITDKKEVFHVMQILKAVTFHNLIYSISNDLTIEDAMIKYRIELNLLKSGLIRGTN from the coding sequence ATGCCGAAACAAACGTTTTTTAATTTGAAGGAAGAAAAGAAGCAAACACTGATTAATGCCGCTAAAAAAGAGTTTTCAAGGGTGTCGTTATATGATGCTTCCATTTCAAATATCCTCAAAACTGCTGGTATACCAAGAGGTAGTTTTTATCAATATTTCGAAGACAAAGAAGATGCTTTCTTTTATTTATTAAATGAGCATGCGAAAGAACGTCACAAGAATTTTATTTTGAACTTAAAGAAATTTAATGGTGATCCATTCGAAGCGATCGCTGAGATTTTTCTATCCGTTCTAGAATACTCAGAAGATACCGGTCAGAGGGATTTTATTCGGAATGTCCTCCTAAATATGAACTATAAGATTGAGAACACGTTTTCTAAATATTTAACAGAGGAAGCATTAAATGATCGATTCAATGACGTTTATGATTTATTAGATACAACACTTCTTAATATTACTGATAAAAAAGAAGTGTTTCATGTGATGCAAATCTTGAAAGCCGTAACGTTTCATAACCTCATTTACAGTATTTCAAACGATTTAACAATCGAAGACGCCATGATAAAATATCGCATTGAATTAAATCTGCTGAAATCTGGGCTCATTCGAGGTACAAATTGA
- a CDS encoding helix-turn-helix domain-containing protein, with translation MSQDNEHHDIMTISQVAKYFQISEMTTYKLVQDGKIPAFKIGSHWRVQKSDLTELIKKLKNGERI, from the coding sequence ATGAGTCAGGATAACGAGCATCATGATATTATGACGATCTCTCAAGTAGCAAAATACTTTCAAATCAGCGAGATGACCACATATAAATTAGTTCAGGACGGGAAAATCCCTGCATTTAAAATTGGAAGTCACTGGCGTGTTCAAAAGTCAGATCTAACGGAATTAATAAAGAAGCTTAAAAATGGCGAACGAATATGA
- a CDS encoding SulP family inorganic anion transporter codes for MNLSTIKENWFGNVKNDTLAGIVVALALIPEAIAFSIIAGVDPMVGLYASFCIAVVIAFVGGRPGMISAATGAMALLMVTLVADHGLQYLLAATILTGVIQYLLGVFKLARFMKFIPRSVMVGFVNALGILIFTSQLPHFVGESWGMYAMVAGALAIIYIIPRFTKAVPSPLIAIVVITIIALMTGSGVRTVGDMGELTQALPMFLIPSIPLNFETLAIVFPYSLALAIVGLLESFLTAQIVDDMTDTESNKNKEAKGQGMANVVTGFFGGMAGCAMIGQSVINVKSGGRGRLSTLVAGVFLMFLILVLNDLLVMIPMAALVGVMIMVSIGTFDWSSLANLHKMPKSDSVVMVVTVVTVVTTHDLSKGVLAGVVLSALFFAAKISKVRIEEKVDDVNEKTIYHVNGQLFFASVTDFVDSFNFKEEPMNKVEIDLSNAHVWDDSGVGAVDKVVMKFRQNKIHVEITGVNQDSSQLIDRLALYNK; via the coding sequence TTGAACTTATCTACAATAAAAGAAAATTGGTTTGGTAATGTAAAAAACGATACGCTTGCTGGTATTGTCGTCGCACTTGCTCTAATTCCAGAAGCCATTGCCTTCTCTATTATTGCTGGTGTTGATCCGATGGTCGGATTGTACGCGAGTTTTTGTATCGCGGTTGTGATTGCATTCGTTGGTGGTAGACCTGGAATGATATCAGCAGCTACAGGAGCGATGGCGCTCCTGATGGTCACACTAGTTGCCGATCACGGCTTACAATACTTGCTTGCTGCCACCATTTTAACAGGTGTGATTCAATACCTGCTTGGGGTGTTTAAATTAGCCCGATTCATGAAATTCATTCCTCGATCTGTAATGGTAGGCTTTGTGAATGCACTGGGGATTCTTATTTTCACATCCCAGCTTCCACACTTTGTCGGTGAATCGTGGGGTATGTACGCGATGGTTGCAGGTGCACTTGCGATCATTTATATCATTCCACGCTTTACAAAAGCTGTACCTTCTCCATTAATAGCGATTGTGGTAATTACAATCATCGCTTTGATGACTGGCAGTGGCGTACGAACAGTAGGTGACATGGGTGAATTAACTCAAGCTCTACCTATGTTTTTAATTCCAAGCATTCCGCTTAATTTTGAAACATTAGCAATTGTCTTTCCTTATTCACTAGCACTCGCAATTGTAGGTTTACTTGAATCGTTTTTAACAGCCCAAATCGTTGATGACATGACAGATACAGAAAGTAATAAGAATAAAGAAGCAAAGGGACAGGGTATGGCAAACGTCGTGACTGGATTTTTCGGAGGAATGGCTGGTTGTGCCATGATTGGACAATCAGTGATTAACGTCAAATCTGGCGGACGCGGACGTTTATCTACACTTGTTGCTGGTGTTTTCCTGATGTTCTTAATTCTTGTTCTGAATGACCTTCTCGTTATGATTCCGATGGCCGCACTTGTTGGTGTGATGATCATGGTTTCAATCGGCACATTTGATTGGTCTTCCCTTGCAAACCTTCATAAAATGCCTAAATCAGATAGTGTTGTTATGGTCGTAACGGTTGTTACTGTAGTAACAACTCACGACTTATCAAAAGGCGTGCTTGCAGGTGTTGTACTAAGCGCCCTCTTCTTTGCCGCTAAAATTTCCAAAGTGCGAATCGAAGAGAAAGTCGATGATGTGAATGAGAAAACAATCTACCATGTAAACGGTCAACTATTCTTTGCTTCTGTAACAGATTTCGTTGATAGCTTTAACTTTAAAGAAGAACCGATGAACAAGGTAGAAATCGACTTATCTAACGCTCATGTCTGGGACGACTCAGGTGTAGGAGCCGTTGATAAAGTCGTTATGAAATTTAGACAGAATAAGATTCATGTCGAGATTACCGGTGTCAACCAGGATAGCTCACAGTTGATAGATCGGTTAGCGCTATATAATAAATAA
- a CDS encoding LysM peptidoglycan-binding domain-containing protein has translation MAIHTVVSGDNLWRISISYGVPISTLKVVNGLVSDRLVPGLNLYIPDQQLPVRYYQIKPGDTYWKLSQQFKTSVQAIIAANPGINPNALPVGLRIRIPTLQKYSMQSLVFFDALEGSPYLDILDDLAGSITYLAIFTYSFTREGELLSIDDASILQKTKELNIKPLLVISNYEEGMFSPALADNVLHNSERRSALVRNLVSKVNDKGYAGVSIDFEFVPPDRRNDFTAFLEELKEGLGNLILQINAHSKSSDMPTNRLVGFLNYRAIGEIVDIVSIMTIDYGYAIGPPDPIAPVWWVEQVLMYATGQINRRKIMMAMSLYGYDWTLPLQTGRVAEMLSVQNAQNRAIEAWIPIQYEWVAEAPNYGYRYMNMVDHLVWFEDIQSITAKYKQMEVYNLLGATYWRLRFKFPQNWAYVKKNIFVLK, from the coding sequence ATGGCGATCCATACGGTAGTATCTGGGGATAATTTATGGAGGATTTCAATTTCTTATGGTGTGCCGATTTCAACTTTGAAGGTAGTGAACGGGCTTGTCTCTGATCGGCTTGTTCCTGGTTTGAATCTGTATATCCCGGATCAACAGCTGCCTGTAAGATACTATCAAATCAAGCCCGGAGATACTTATTGGAAACTCTCCCAACAATTTAAGACCTCGGTTCAAGCCATCATTGCAGCGAATCCAGGGATTAACCCCAATGCGCTTCCAGTCGGACTAAGAATCCGAATTCCCACTTTGCAAAAGTACTCGATGCAATCACTTGTTTTCTTTGATGCACTAGAGGGTTCGCCTTATTTAGATATTCTCGATGATCTTGCAGGGTCGATAACTTATCTAGCCATTTTCACTTATTCATTCACACGTGAAGGTGAGCTGCTCTCGATAGATGATGCCTCGATTTTACAAAAAACGAAAGAACTGAATATCAAGCCATTACTTGTGATCAGTAATTATGAAGAGGGAATGTTTAGTCCAGCGTTAGCTGATAACGTTCTCCATAATTCTGAAAGAAGAAGTGCATTGGTACGGAATCTTGTCTCTAAAGTGAATGATAAAGGCTATGCAGGAGTAAGTATTGATTTTGAGTTCGTTCCTCCAGATAGAAGGAATGACTTTACGGCATTTTTAGAGGAGTTAAAAGAAGGTCTAGGGAATCTGATTCTACAAATTAATGCGCATTCGAAAAGTAGCGATATGCCGACGAATCGATTGGTTGGTTTCCTTAATTACAGGGCAATTGGGGAGATTGTAGACATCGTTTCTATTATGACAATTGACTACGGATACGCGATTGGCCCGCCTGATCCCATTGCGCCTGTATGGTGGGTTGAACAGGTATTGATGTATGCAACTGGACAGATCAACCGGCGCAAGATAATGATGGCGATGAGCCTTTATGGGTATGACTGGACTCTTCCACTACAGACGGGAAGAGTGGCAGAAATGCTTTCAGTACAAAACGCACAAAACCGTGCCATCGAGGCATGGATTCCTATTCAATATGAGTGGGTGGCAGAGGCTCCAAACTACGGTTATCGATATATGAATATGGTGGATCATCTGGTATGGTTTGAAGATATCCAGAGTATCACTGCGAAATATAAACAAATGGAGGTTTATAACCTCCTCGGAGCAACTTATTGGCGGCTGCGCTTTAAATTTCCGCAAAATTGGGCATACGTTAAGAAGAACATATTCGTCTTAAAATAG